The Lycium barbarum isolate Lr01 chromosome 11, ASM1917538v2, whole genome shotgun sequence genome contains the following window.
ttgtcttgtaattaatttaacaattccaaacccaaaaaatgaaacgatgatggACATTTAAAATCtgcgataaagtaatgctcgCGATGTTGAAAATAACAGTAGcaataataataaataagaaagagaaaaaaatagtgaaaataaagtatttagcttgtcagtaaatttagaaatctGAGTAAGCtaaaaataaaagagggacaaaattgggtgtcaacaggctCAACCTGTCCGAATTTAATTAGGATTTTGtctattcttgagtcattaaattcCTAGACTATAAGTACGTATTTTAAGGGTTGGGAACGGTAGGGTGAGATACTTGGAGACAATTGTAAGCCGTCATTAACCCTTCCATCCCCGTTTTTACTTTTATCTTCATAAACCCTAAGCtaatcatgaattcttttgtctatgatcgaatcatgaatAGCTAATCTCTTAATTCTAGCGTTGTGTCataagacttgaaagttggtttgatgacaattattatctattgtttttttcatattttgggttatttatttattcttgatcttaattgtttgattatctggccaatagttaaacactatctgtggtgtgtgaattgaactagggatagggaatttgcatgcgtaataagaataaatagggcttgttcgatataatcgtttcgccaatgaggataggaatataccctttagccttgcttagttgaatacggaggaGTAAATGCGTACTTGTTACCACTGACGACCATagggatataggcgttatagtagcatctacaggcttgtgagcaactcggaagatactcataaagttataattaacccgtcaactagtaacgcaggaaataagataggtggaattgtctgaagatcaattggattgtcgaaagccatgaccctagaactctctctcatctgataaaccttacaatctttgtcgaaatattctcagtcacaaaaacacccatcacaaattgtttacttttcagttttagtttagtacaacaaacatcttgattttcactttcttgaatagttccATTCGAATTTGagttagtttaacagtagaatctaagtctctgtgggattgatatctggacttaacagtctatattacttgtacgatcacgtatacttgcgtgtgcgtttgggagaaACAATTACGTTATAAATAGACCCTGAGTATTTGGAGGCATTGAGGAAGGGCAAGGCGCTTCCATGATCTGTTTGTGATTCATgttcggcattccaggtaggttatggcttacctttttggttagactccGGTTAGCGACTCGTATGTAGTACTAGGAAATTATtggagacatcatgtgaacctttgggtatgaagtttaGGATGGAACTCTTaggattggtattgttgtgtgacttgtgTGTTCGGGCTCGTGGCCAGTAGAATCCCTAAGTTATGCATGGCTTTTCTAATGTGAATTGGTGGTTTCTTTGTATTATGGGAGATGTGTTGGAAGGAACGGATTCATGTGATACTTGTACTATGATCGTTGTCCTTATACGAAATAGATTGGAAtccatatgttatttatgatattcttATTGCATGACATACTTTCTCATATCCATGATATATTTGTCTCGATCTTGATATTGGGCAATGGTGATGacggaggtaagtatgattcatgcGACATTACTATATTTGCGTAGCCAtctctatgttgtgtgatacATAGTGGTTAGCATTGATATTGGATGGAGGTgtcattctaggctgtgtgatacggaatgacggtacatggacttagcggtcccccatgggtcatgactgttgagaggtggacatcgtccccctggagcatgtgtgtatcattgcattgcatttcatatgcATTCACCTTATATGTTCTTAGTGTTATTTGGATTAATATTGATCTTCGGGGATATTTGAGTTATTGGGTGATTATTTGGTTATGTTTGGATTCGTGAAATATTTGAGATATTGTTGGTAATTGATTGTATTACTTGGATTTGTTGACTTGTATCTGTCTGTGAGCATGACTATCTTTCCATTTCCTTGTTTACCTGCGtgatctaactgttgtcggcctatgatgcttactcagtaacatgttttgtattgatactaccttgctgtactctttttatgagtgcagagttcaCTGTTGGAGAGACTTCCACACCTCGCGACTGATCCCGAGGCAACGTTCCTAGAGTTCTAAGGGTGAGCTACTGATGATCCATGCAGCTCGAGACTCTAGCTTCTTTATTGTCCATGTCTATTTCGAGAcaatatgtattttagatgatgtATTGACTATTCAAACTTGTAGTAgtatttagtagctcttgtactgatcAGACCAGATTTTTGGGATTGGTTTATCTTCCgcacttttttatatatatttgataAGTCGTGGATTTTAGGGCTTTTTACATCCACTACTTATACTTTTTGAGTAGTCTTTTCAAGTGTTTGTTCATGGTTTCATAGTGTTTTCATGTGTTTTCAGATTTTATGAGTCGAggacaaaagagggacaaaatggaACAAAAGGAGCAAAAGAGAAAAAAGTTGCGGCAAATATGCGGCACCACTAATTGGACTTGCAGCCGCATCTTTGGCCCTGAAATAATGACAGTGAGTTGAACAAAGTACGTCAACTTGCAGTACAAATGCAGCACCGGAACTTCAGAGATGCGGCCGCATTTTCCAGGCCTGACTATCCAGTGAGCCAAGAAGCATGCGCTAATATGCGAAGCAAATGCGATGCCGCAAACTCAATTTGCAGTCGCATCTTCAGGAGGACCACTAAGGAATGCTGAGTGACTTGCGGTCGCAAACTCGTGTTGCGACACAAACTTTAGCCGTAAGTCGTCAATTTGTTTCGAGATTTGAGTTTTTGTCCTCCCTCTATAAATACTTTTACCTAGTGCTCTGTGCACATTATTGAATATtccccatctaataacttgagctagagataggaaagttacttgaaataaatgggtgttcatattttccacattctaaggcttgagaaatcttagtaatgatatttatcaatttggttgagAAAATTTGATAGACTCGAGTAACCCATATTTAATTACATCTACACATATAAAGGAGTTGGATTGATACCCATcggcattactttccattggaaccgcTACTTTAGTCCCTTTACCAATGGTCACATTTTATAACAAAAACTCTTAGTCATTAATGAAAAAACTTCAAACCAATTACTCTTATATTCccctctcccttgaaatatagatTAATAGTCGAGCATTACACTTAGCAAGTATATTTCTttattgtattctctgtgggattcgacccaaaacttgttgggttctatatttgataacgaccgcttactcctaatattaaaggtgtaatttgggcgtatcaaattttggcgccgttgccggggaatacggtctagaaatttaccaattagtgtaaaactctacttttagtctttatttctcttcttattttgtttgttgttgttgtgttgactCAGGTGCAATGGGGATAATAACTCAGATGATGATGAAATGATTGTGGAGCCGGGTGATGCAGCCGTTATTCGCCCACCTCCGGTTCAAGGAAACGAAAGTTTCCTTGTGAATAAGACTATGTTGCACCTACTCAACACCAAGGGCTTATTTGGGGATCTACCAACCAATGACCTGAATAGGCACTTAAAGAACTTTCTTGGGGTTTGCACTACTAATGTGCATCCAAATGTCTCCGCCGAGACGGTCAGGTTGAGGGTCTTCCTGTTCTCTCTCACAGGTGAGGCCACCGCATGGTTGGATGATCTTCCAGCCGGGTCTATTACTACTTGGGTAGAGTTGACTCaagcattcctcaagaagttcttccctcgTTCCTGAATGTTACAACTCCGTGATGAAATCAACAACTTTCTCAACTTTCGGTTGAGGCTCTACACGAGGCTTGGACTCATTTCAAAAAGAAAGTTAAGAGTTTTCCAAAGCATGGGTTGCCTGATAGTGTTCTTCTCTAAACATTCTACCAGTCACTTGATACGGTCAACAAATCGGTGGAAAATAATATTGCGGGTAGGTCTGTGATGGAAAACTCTTATGCGGTGATGAGTGTTCTCCTAGATAAATTGACTGAGACTAACGAAGCTTGGCACACTAGGGAGTCAGAAGTGGTTGAAAAAGGTCCTTCCAAAATTGTCTTGTCTAGGGAGTCAATAAAGAAGGAAGAAGAGAGAGATAAGACCATGGCAAAGTTGGTTACCCAAATGGATCTTCTCATGAAACATGTGTTGGGTGGATCCTCCAAGCAAGTAAGTGTGGTAGGATCTTGTGAAGGGGATTCTAGTGCGTGAGGAGGAAGCCAACTTTATCAACAACCAAGCGAGGGGTTCCCGTCCAAACTACCAAGGTCCTAATTAAGGATCTTGGCCGtaaggtcaagggaatcaaggttggaacaaagatAGTGGAAATCAAGGGTGGAACGAAGATAGTAGGAATTCTCATTGGTGGGACAACAATCAAGGTGGTTATGACAACAATCAAGGTggttacaacaacaattacaacaaccaCAGGATCTCAAATCCGTATGTCCCACCAAAAGGGAACAAAATTATTTCAAGCCAACCATCCACGAGCGACCCCGCTAGTTCTAAAATGGAGGATATGCTATCCAGAGTATTGAAAAAGGTGGATTCAACCGATTCCTTTTGCAAAGATACAAGCGATCAAATGAAAAGCTTGGGGCAAGTTGTAGGTTCTCGCTCAACTTCCATTAAGCAATTGGAATCGCAACGTGGCCAAATCTCAGCTACTCTCAACCAAAGACAAAAGAGAATAGTCCCTAGTGATACGGTTGCAAACCCAAATAATGATGGTAATCATAAATGTCATgcaatcactactaggagtggcaagACAATTGGGGGAGAGACATCGGTGAAAGGTAGTGTGATGGTTGATGATGAGAAAATTGTTGAAGAGCCCATTATTATTGAGGAAGAAGTGACTCCAAAGAAAAAGTGGGCTAGTATTGAAAATCCCACTATTATTGAAGAAGTGCCGGAAAATGATGAAGCTTCAAAAGGCAAGGAAGCGATAGAGGAGGTGCCAAGGGCTTTACCGCCCGTTCCAAAGGCTCCTCCTCCTTTTCCTCAACGATTGGCTAAGAAAACTGATGATGGTAAGTTTCTCAAGTTTGTCGAGAGATTGAAAGGACTTTCAATCAACATCCCTTTGGAGGATGCACTTGAACAAATGCCCGATTATGCAAAATTCATGAAAGACCTTGTGACCAATAGGAAACATACTAGTTTTAAAATGGTGGGAGTTACACATCATTGTAGCTCCATTGTGACAAAAGCCTTGGTTCAAAAGAAGGAAGACCCGGGAGTTTTCACCATTCCTTGCACTATTGGGATGTACAATTTTGCAAAGGCcttatgtgatcttggagcaatCATCAACTTGATGTCGCTTACTATTTTTAACAAGTTGGGTTTGGACACTCCCCGACCCACAACACTGAGGTTGCTAATGCTAGATAGAACCGTGAAAAAACCGGTGGGTATCctttatgatgtgcttgtgagAATTGATCGGTTCATTTTTTTTGGCCCACTTTGTGATTttggattgtgaagttgattTCGAGGTGCTCAATCTTGGGAAGACCTTTCTTGGCTACGGGACGTGCTCTTGTAGATGTGGAGAGGGGTGACCtaaaatttagaatgaatgatgaagagatcactttctatatttgcaagtcaatgaaacaactggcggatatgagtgttgtgtcggttattgatACAATTGATGAAGCCATGGAGACAACCGTTGAGCATGAACGTATGGGTGATATGTTGGCGGCGGTGATAATGAACTATGATGGGGAAAATGAGGAAGAGTTTGAGGAGACGGTTAATGCATTGATTGGGTTGGGATCATACCATTACAATCCaaagaagcttgatcttgatttaGAGAACCGAGAAACTCCTCCGGTAAAGACTTCCATCATTGAGCCTCATACATCAGAAatcaaacctcttccttcacatttgaggtatgaatTCCTTGGCCCTAACAACACATTGCCTGTAATTATTTCCCCCCGGTTGACGGATGAGCAAAAAGAGAGGTTGTTGGTGATtttgagaagatacaaaaaagctattGGTTTGTGTATTGTGGATATCCAAGGGATTTCGCCTGGTATTTGTACTCATAAGATTTAACTTGATGAAGAGTGTGAACCAAGCGTTAAACATCAAACGAGGTTAAATCCTCTTATGCAAGAGGTTGTGAATACCGAaatcatcaagtggttagatgtcAGTGTTGTGTATCTCATAGCGGATAGCTCTTGGGTTAGTCCAGTTCAATGGGTTCCCAAAAAGGG
Protein-coding sequences here:
- the LOC132619673 gene encoding uncharacterized protein LOC132619673, with the protein product MEDMLSRVLKKVDSTDSFCKDTSDQMKSLGQVVGSRSTSIKQLESQRGQISATLNQRQKRIVPSDTVANPNNDGNHKCHAITTRSGKTIGGETSVKGSVMVDDEKIVEEPIIIEEEVTPKKKWASIENPTIIEEVPENDEASKGKEAIEEVPRALPPVPKAPPPFPQRLAKKTDDGKFLKFVERLKGLSINIPLEDALEQMPDYAKFMKDLVTNRKHTSFKMVGVTHHCSSIVTKALVQKKEDPGVFTIPCTIGMYNFAKALCDLGAIINLMSLTIFNKLGLDTPRPTTLRLLMLDRTVKKPVGILYDVLVRIDRFIFFGPLCDFGL